The genomic window TTCCCGGGGCTGCCGGGCGGGGAGGTACGCGGGGCCGGAGGGACGGTGCCGCTGCGTGAGCGGGCGGCTACCGTGCCCGCGCGCATCGCCCACCCCCTTGGAACGTCTGAATCGAGGCCATGGATGGCTGTGAAGGTGCTGCTCATCACCGGGGACGCCGCGGAGTCGCTGGAGGTGCTCTACCCCTACCAGCGGCTGCGCGAGGAGGGGTACCAGGTGGACATCGCCGCCCCGAGCCAAAAGAAGCTGCGCTTCGTGGTGCACGACTTCGAGGACGGCTTCGACACCTACACCGAGAAGCCGGGCTACACCTGGCCCGCCGACCTGGCCTTCGACGAGGTCGACCCGGCCGGGTACGCCGCCCTGGTGATCCCCGGCGGCCGGGCGCCCGAGTACCTGCGCAACGACCCCGAGGTGCAGCGGATCACCCGCCACTTCTTCGAGACCGACAAGCCGGTGGCGCAGATCTGCCACGGCCCGCAGATCACCGCGGCGGCCGGCGTGCTCCAGGGGCGGACCACCGCCGCCTACCCGGCCCTGGAGCCGGACGTGCGAGCCGCCGGCGCGACCTACCGCGACGGCGAGGCCGTGGTGGACGGCGTGCTGGTCTCGGCGCGCGCCTGGCCGGACCACCCGGGCTGGCTGCGCGCGTTCATCGAGGTGCTGCGGACCAAGGCCCCGGCGGCCTGACCCCGCCCGCGGGGGTGCGCCGGCAGGCCGGCCCACCCCCGCGGATCCGCTCAGTACGACTGCAGCTCGATCAAGTGGCCCTCGGGGTCGCGCAGATGGGCCGAGCGCAGGGTCGGCCCCCACTCCGGGCGGTCGGTGGCCGGCGTCACCGGGGTGGCGCCGTTCGCCAGGCAGAGGGCGAGCGCGGCATCGACGTCCGCGACCCGGGAGACCAGCATCGCGGCTTCCTGCGCGGGCGGTGCCAGCGGCGGCAGCTCGCCGGTCCCGACGGCGGCGGCCAGCGCGGCGCGGTCGTAGAGCACCAGGACGGCCTGGTCGGCCACGTCCCAGTTGGCGTACGGGCCCGACTCGTCGCCCTTCTGCCGCACCGCACCCAGCAGTTCGGGCAGGACGGCGTCGTAGAAGCGGAAGCAGTCGGCGAAGCGAGTGACCAGCAGGCGTGGGTAGAGCGCGTCCAACGGAGCCTCCGGGCTGCGAAAATCAATGGGTGACCACCCATCATTGGTGATCACCCTACAATCCCTGCCATGGATGCCACACCCCCGAGCCTGCTCGACCTCACCAGCTACCTGCTGGCCCAGACCGGGCGCCGGGCCAGGGGCCGGCTGGCGGCCCGGCTCGCCGAGCGGGAGCTGCGCCTGTGGCACCTGTCCGTCCTGGCCTCGCTCGCCGACTTCGGCCCGCACGCCCAGCGCGAGCTGGCCGAACGCCTGGGTATCGACGCGAGCGACCTGGTACGCCTGCTGGACGAGCTGAGCCGGGCCGGCCTGGTCGAGCGCACGCGTTCCACCGCCGACCGCCGCCGCATGCAGGTCGCGCTCACCCCGGCCGGCCGCACCGCCCTCGGCGAGCTCCACGACGAGGCGGCGGCCGTGCAGGACGAGGTGCTGGCCCCGCTCTCCACCACCGAGCGGGAGCAGTTGCACGGGCTGCTGCTGCGGGTCCTCCGGGCGGGCGGCGCCCCGTGACGGGAGTGCCGGTACCGCCCGATTTCGGCATAGGCCCCCTGGTCGGGTACTGTTCTCCGCGTTGAACAAGCGCCGCTAGCTCAGTTGGTTAGAGCAGCTGACTCTTAATCAGCGGGTCCGGGGTTCGAGTCCCTGGCGGCGCACAACACGGGATGGGCCGCTCTCCTTCGGGAGAGCGGCCCATCCGGCTTTCCCGGCCACGGTGCGGTGAGCCGCTCCCGCCCGCCGATCCGTTCTCCCCGGTACGGCGCCGACCCCCGGTGGCGGCGGCACGGGAGCATCGTCGCAAGATGGACGATCAGGCGGTGACAGCTCACGGGAGCCGGAGCTACCCGGCATCGCGGGCACCGGTCGACCTGGCCGACCCCGGCGCCCCACCAAGACGGGAGAACCACGCGCAGTGAGCGTTCTGCAGCAGCCCACCGCACCCCCGACGCCGCCGGAGCCCACCGCCCCGGCGGAGCGACGCGACGGCTGGAGACGCTGGACCACCCCCGTCGCGGTCTCCACCGCGGTCGCGCTGCTGATGGGCCTGCTCTGGGCACGCCTCATGGCCGGGGTCACCGCCGACCTCTCCGCGCAGTTCGCCTGGGCCGACTTCGTGGGCAAGCACCCGGGCTCGGCGTACGACTTCTCCTGGTACGGCGGCATGCACCCCGCCTCCTACAGCGTCCTCGCCCCGTGGCTGATGGCCCTGTTCGGGGTGCGCACCACGGCGGTCGCGGCGGCCGTGCTCTCGACCGCGCTGCTCGCGGTACTGCTGGAGCGCTCCCACGTGCGCCGGCCGCTGCCCGCCGCGCTCTGGGGAGCCTTCGCGCTGACCTGCGACATCGCCGCCGGGCGGGTGACCTTCGCGCTCGGCCTGATGTTCGGCCTGGCCGCTGTGGTGGTGGCCGGTCAGCAGCGCAGGGCGAGCTGGTGGCGGGTCGCGGCGGTCGCCCTGTGCGCGCTGCTGGCGACCACGGCCAGCCCGGTGGCCGGCCTCTTCGTCGACGTGGCCGCCGCCGCGCTGCTGCTCACCCGGCGCTACCGGACCGGCTGGGCGATGGCCGTGCCGCCGCCGGTGGTGGTGCTGGGCTGCGCCGCGCTCTTCCCGTTCTTCGGGGTCGACCCGATCTCCGCCTCCACCGCCGTCTTCTCGGCGGGCACCGCACTGGTGGTGGCGCTGCTGGTCCCCCGGCCGTGGCGCGCGGTGCGCCTGGGCGCCTTGGTGTACGCGCTGGGTTCCGCGCTGACCCTGGCCTTCCCGACGCCGATCGGCATGAACGTGCAGCGCCTGGCGCTGATCTTCGGCGGCGTCGTGCTGCTGGCCCTGCTCGGCAACGAACAGTGGCGCCCCCTGCGGTCCTGGCGGCGCGTCACCGCCCTGGTCGCCGGGTTCGGCCTGGCGGCCTACTGGACGATCACCGCGAACATCATCGGCATCCCGACCCCCTCGCCCACCCACCAGGCGGACGCGCTCGTCGCCGAGCTGCAGCAGCTGCACGCCGAGCGGGCCCGCGTGGAGGCGGTCCCGATGCTCAACCACTACGAGTCCTGGCGGCTGGCCGACGTCACCCAGCTGGCCCGCGGCTGGAACCGCCAGGCCGACGTCCAGCGCAACCCGCTCTTCTACGACAGGACGCTCACCCCGGCCAGCTACCACGACTGGCTGCAGCGCTGGGCGGTGGGCTACGTCGCGCTGCCCTCCGGCCCCACCGACATCGCCGGCGACGCCGAGGCCGCACTGGTGCGCGGCGGCCTCGGCTACCTGGAGGAGGTCTGGCACGACGAGCACTGGCGGCTCTTCCGGTTCACCGACGCCCAGCCGCTGGCCGACGGGCCGGCCACCGTGCTGCGGGCGGACGCGGAGCGGATCCAGCTCACCGTCGGTGCCGCGGGCCAGGTGCAGCTGCGCATCCCCTACTCGCCCTGGCTCACCGTGCACGGTCCGGGCGGCGCCTGCCTGAGCCAGGACGGCGACTGGACCAGGCTGACCGTGACCGCCCCGGGCGACTACCAGGTCGACGCGCGCTACCGGCTGCCCCGGGGCAGCGCCTGCTGACACCGCGCCCCGGCCGGCCGCCCGCCCGGGAACCGACCACGGTGCTGCGCGGGTCCCAACCCCTGGACGCACGGCCCG from Kitasatospora sp. NBC_01250 includes these protein-coding regions:
- a CDS encoding DJ-1/PfpI family protein gives rise to the protein MAVKVLLITGDAAESLEVLYPYQRLREEGYQVDIAAPSQKKLRFVVHDFEDGFDTYTEKPGYTWPADLAFDEVDPAGYAALVIPGGRAPEYLRNDPEVQRITRHFFETDKPVAQICHGPQITAAAGVLQGRTTAAYPALEPDVRAAGATYRDGEAVVDGVLVSARAWPDHPGWLRAFIEVLRTKAPAA
- a CDS encoding VOC family protein; this translates as MDALYPRLLVTRFADCFRFYDAVLPELLGAVRQKGDESGPYANWDVADQAVLVLYDRAALAAAVGTGELPPLAPPAQEAAMLVSRVADVDAALALCLANGATPVTPATDRPEWGPTLRSAHLRDPEGHLIELQSY
- a CDS encoding MarR family winged helix-turn-helix transcriptional regulator, with the protein product MDATPPSLLDLTSYLLAQTGRRARGRLAARLAERELRLWHLSVLASLADFGPHAQRELAERLGIDASDLVRLLDELSRAGLVERTRSTADRRRMQVALTPAGRTALGELHDEAAAVQDEVLAPLSTTEREQLHGLLLRVLRAGGAP
- a CDS encoding MFS transporter, whose amino-acid sequence is MSVLQQPTAPPTPPEPTAPAERRDGWRRWTTPVAVSTAVALLMGLLWARLMAGVTADLSAQFAWADFVGKHPGSAYDFSWYGGMHPASYSVLAPWLMALFGVRTTAVAAAVLSTALLAVLLERSHVRRPLPAALWGAFALTCDIAAGRVTFALGLMFGLAAVVVAGQQRRASWWRVAAVALCALLATTASPVAGLFVDVAAAALLLTRRYRTGWAMAVPPPVVVLGCAALFPFFGVDPISASTAVFSAGTALVVALLVPRPWRAVRLGALVYALGSALTLAFPTPIGMNVQRLALIFGGVVLLALLGNEQWRPLRSWRRVTALVAGFGLAAYWTITANIIGIPTPSPTHQADALVAELQQLHAERARVEAVPMLNHYESWRLADVTQLARGWNRQADVQRNPLFYDRTLTPASYHDWLQRWAVGYVALPSGPTDIAGDAEAALVRGGLGYLEEVWHDEHWRLFRFTDAQPLADGPATVLRADAERIQLTVGAAGQVQLRIPYSPWLTVHGPGGACLSQDGDWTRLTVTAPGDYQVDARYRLPRGSAC